Proteins co-encoded in one Paraburkholderia edwinii genomic window:
- the tssE gene encoding type VI secretion system baseplate subunit TssE, giving the protein MSNTPQQIRERGGRAAVPRRADTHLLPTLIDRLRDDAPRRTHEAPGEYTVSRTQMREIIQRDLAYLLNCTNIEDQIDRRRYPAAAASTVNFGVPPLAGGYVASCRWEDVEKAVKRAIRDFEPRLIADSLSVLPLDNNVGTSLYNNLAFEIRGMIRMNPYPLEFMVQSTLDLETSRMRAVAGRA; this is encoded by the coding sequence ATGAGCAATACGCCACAGCAAATTCGGGAGCGCGGCGGCCGCGCCGCAGTGCCGCGCCGTGCGGACACACATCTGTTGCCGACGCTGATCGATCGTCTGCGCGACGACGCGCCGCGGCGCACACACGAAGCGCCCGGCGAATATACGGTCTCGCGGACACAAATGCGCGAGATTATTCAGCGCGATCTCGCGTATTTGCTGAATTGCACGAATATCGAAGATCAGATCGATCGTCGCCGCTATCCCGCCGCTGCGGCATCGACTGTGAATTTCGGCGTGCCACCGCTTGCTGGCGGCTATGTGGCGTCTTGTCGTTGGGAAGATGTCGAGAAGGCGGTCAAACGCGCGATCCGGGATTTCGAGCCGCGCCTTATTGCCGACTCGCTGTCGGTTCTGCCGCTCGACAACAATGTCGGAACCAGCCTTTACAACAATCTCGCCTTTGAGATTCGCGGCATGATTCGCATGAATCCTTATCCGCTCGAGTTCATGGTGCAAAGCACGCTCGATCTCGAAACGAGCCGCATGCGCGCGGTTGCAGGCCGCGCATAG
- a CDS encoding ImpA family type VI secretion system protein, giving the protein MSRGNQAVFASSHDWMMPIEPDAPCGADLEYDPEFVVLSAHVAARMDAQYGDFVGVPEPVNWGDVERDCRRLMMRSKDVRLAVIFTRCRTRLAGQVGTAEGLSLLAAWLTTFASAIHPRPDVDEDPEAAGQIRVNALLALTDVDGLLADVRDIALTRSSVAHLRVRDVERAFAQPRPSDALAPESVIRQIEDLRAQNPDALMGFDSALANLQVIDAWGREYLGAHFPDLAPLARLLGHIANAGTRLGGADIEAADMPASTAAETFLSPVAQDVEEVVESVMIARTRVVDGEMGAVRTALCDRSAALDRIREARVWFEQHEPSSPIPLLLRRAERLAGKRYIEVIRAIPVELIEQWERE; this is encoded by the coding sequence ATGAGCAGAGGAAATCAAGCCGTCTTCGCGTCGTCCCATGACTGGATGATGCCGATCGAGCCGGACGCACCGTGCGGCGCCGACCTCGAATACGATCCGGAATTTGTCGTGTTGTCGGCGCATGTTGCCGCGCGCATGGACGCGCAGTATGGCGACTTCGTCGGCGTGCCGGAACCCGTCAACTGGGGCGACGTCGAGCGCGATTGCCGGCGCTTGATGATGCGCAGCAAGGATGTGCGCCTCGCTGTGATATTCACACGGTGTCGTACGAGGCTCGCGGGGCAGGTAGGGACGGCGGAAGGATTGAGTCTTCTCGCTGCGTGGCTCACCACTTTTGCTAGCGCCATTCACCCGCGACCCGACGTCGACGAAGACCCGGAAGCAGCGGGGCAAATCCGCGTAAACGCGTTGCTGGCGCTGACTGACGTGGATGGCTTGCTCGCGGATGTGCGCGATATCGCGCTTACGCGTTCCAGTGTCGCGCACCTGCGGGTGCGCGACGTGGAGCGCGCCTTCGCGCAGCCACGACCGAGCGATGCGCTTGCGCCGGAATCCGTGATTCGCCAGATCGAGGATTTGCGTGCGCAGAATCCCGACGCGCTCATGGGTTTCGACAGTGCGCTTGCCAACCTGCAGGTAATCGATGCGTGGGGCCGGGAATATCTCGGAGCACATTTTCCCGACCTTGCTCCGCTTGCGCGTCTGCTCGGGCACATCGCGAACGCGGGAACGAGGCTGGGCGGAGCCGATATCGAAGCGGCGGACATGCCTGCAAGCACGGCTGCGGAAACGTTTCTGTCGCCGGTTGCTCAGGATGTCGAAGAAGTCGTCGAATCGGTGATGATCGCCCGGACTCGTGTTGTCGATGGCGAAATGGGTGCTGTGCGTACAGCGCTCTGCGATCGCAGCGCGGCACTCGACCGGATCCGCGAGGCACGCGTCTGGTTCGAGCAGCATGAGCCGAGCAGTCCCATTCCGCTTCTACTGCGCCGTGCCGAGCGGCTTGCGGGCAAGCGCTATATCGAGGTTATCAGGGCGATTCCTGTTGAGCTCATCGAGCAGTGGGAACGAGAGTAA
- the tssH gene encoding type VI secretion system ATPase TssH: MTISRQTLFGKLGVTLFRSIESATTLCKLRGNPYVELTHWLHQLLQLPDGDVQRIVRHAGIERDALERDVSRALTALPAGASSISDFSHHLELAIERAWVLATLEFSEHRVRGASLMAALTSTPELRRLLLSISAGFGRIASDVPRDTWLAWVSGSPEADDAPYDDTDLLPTLPGESSGATAATGKLAALEQYCVDLTDHARAGTIDPIVGRQREIRTMIDVLLRRRQNNPLLTGEAGVGKTAVIEGLALAIAKRDVPPALVEARVLSLDVAALLAGASMKGEFEARLKHVLEAATKSQKPVILFVDEIHTLVGAGGQTGTGDAANLLKPALARGAVRVIGATTWSEYKRHIEKDPALTRRFQMLQVSEPEEPMAVDMVRGLVAAFSDHHRVIVRDEAVRAAVFLSHRYIPSRQLPDKAISLLDTACARVALSQHAAPRELQDVRQRLQAAHVELQLLEQEARVGLDVTRAIVTARGRIAGLITEDAAISLRWDTQRHAAQTLIDARASLCAAGDAGMEPVPQALTSVDELQNLEAALKECQGETPFVRAEVDEAVVAEIVSDWTGIPVGQMVKDEVAALKTLPQTIASRVIGQESALHQICARVQTARAGLMDPTRPRGVFLLAGPSGAGKTETALALAEALYGGEQNLITINMSEYQEAHTVSGLKGAPPGYVGYGEGGVLTEAVRRRPYSVVLLDEIEKAHRDVHEVFFQVFDKGYMEDGDGRYIDFRHTTILLTSNAGAELISALCADSALAPDQDGLRHALTAELLKVFPAAFLGRVTLVPYRPLTSDSLARIVALNLERVVRRMADSHGIALSFDDEVVDYIVKHCLVQETGARVLISFIEQHVLPGLAALWLDAFPAKRVPAAVRVGILDPDAPPRDAIVFEIADMQCAPPPA; encoded by the coding sequence ATGACCATTTCCCGGCAAACACTTTTCGGCAAGCTCGGCGTCACACTGTTTCGCAGCATCGAGTCGGCAACGACGCTATGCAAACTGCGCGGCAATCCCTATGTCGAGCTGACGCACTGGCTACATCAGTTACTCCAGCTTCCCGATGGCGACGTACAACGGATCGTTCGACATGCCGGCATCGAGCGTGATGCCCTGGAGCGCGATGTTTCGCGCGCGCTAACCGCATTGCCGGCTGGGGCGAGCTCGATCAGCGACTTCTCGCACCATCTCGAACTCGCCATCGAGCGGGCATGGGTGCTTGCCACGCTCGAGTTTTCCGAGCATCGCGTGCGCGGCGCATCGCTGATGGCAGCGCTGACCAGCACGCCCGAATTGAGGCGCCTGTTGCTTTCCATCTCTGCCGGGTTCGGCCGGATAGCGTCGGATGTGCCACGCGACACGTGGCTGGCATGGGTCAGCGGGTCACCGGAGGCCGACGATGCGCCCTATGACGACACCGACCTTCTGCCCACCTTGCCAGGCGAATCATCCGGTGCGACGGCAGCGACGGGCAAGCTTGCTGCTCTCGAACAATACTGTGTCGACCTCACCGACCACGCGCGTGCAGGCACAATCGACCCAATCGTCGGACGGCAGCGTGAGATCCGGACAATGATTGACGTGCTGTTGCGGCGCCGTCAGAACAACCCCCTGCTCACGGGTGAAGCCGGCGTCGGCAAGACAGCTGTGATCGAGGGCCTCGCGCTTGCGATCGCCAAGCGCGATGTCCCCCCCGCTCTGGTCGAAGCACGTGTGCTGTCGCTCGACGTTGCAGCGCTGCTCGCCGGCGCAAGCATGAAGGGAGAGTTCGAGGCGCGGCTCAAGCACGTCCTCGAGGCCGCGACGAAGTCCCAAAAGCCCGTCATTCTATTTGTCGATGAAATTCACACACTTGTGGGCGCTGGCGGGCAAACCGGCACCGGCGACGCGGCCAATCTTCTGAAGCCGGCGCTCGCGCGAGGCGCAGTACGTGTGATCGGCGCGACAACGTGGTCCGAATACAAACGGCACATCGAAAAAGACCCCGCGCTTACGCGACGCTTCCAGATGCTGCAGGTGTCCGAGCCCGAAGAGCCGATGGCCGTCGACATGGTTCGGGGCCTCGTCGCCGCTTTTTCAGACCATCATCGTGTCATTGTGCGCGACGAGGCCGTGCGCGCAGCCGTTTTCCTGTCGCATCGATACATTCCATCCCGCCAGTTGCCGGACAAGGCGATCAGCCTGCTCGACACCGCCTGCGCGCGTGTTGCGCTGTCGCAGCATGCTGCGCCTCGCGAATTGCAGGACGTCCGGCAACGCTTGCAGGCAGCGCACGTGGAACTGCAGCTACTGGAACAGGAAGCGCGCGTCGGGCTCGACGTGACCCGGGCCATCGTCACCGCGCGTGGCCGCATTGCCGGACTCATTACTGAGGATGCGGCGATCTCGCTCCGGTGGGATACGCAGCGTCACGCCGCCCAGACATTGATCGACGCACGTGCGTCGCTATGCGCCGCGGGCGATGCCGGCATGGAACCCGTGCCGCAAGCACTGACCTCGGTCGACGAGCTACAGAATCTCGAAGCCGCGCTCAAGGAATGCCAGGGCGAGACGCCTTTCGTCAGAGCCGAGGTCGACGAGGCCGTCGTTGCCGAGATCGTCTCGGACTGGACTGGTATTCCAGTGGGCCAAATGGTGAAGGACGAGGTAGCCGCGTTGAAAACGCTGCCGCAAACGATCGCTTCACGTGTGATCGGGCAGGAAAGCGCATTGCATCAGATCTGCGCACGCGTGCAGACGGCACGCGCCGGATTGATGGATCCGACCAGACCGCGCGGCGTATTTCTGCTGGCCGGCCCCTCCGGGGCGGGCAAGACCGAAACAGCACTTGCACTTGCCGAGGCGCTCTATGGCGGTGAACAGAACCTGATCACGATCAACATGAGCGAGTATCAGGAAGCCCACACGGTGTCTGGCCTCAAGGGTGCGCCTCCCGGCTATGTGGGTTACGGCGAGGGTGGCGTGCTGACCGAAGCCGTGCGCCGACGCCCTTATTCCGTCGTGCTGCTCGACGAGATCGAGAAAGCGCATCGCGACGTGCACGAAGTCTTCTTTCAGGTGTTCGACAAAGGCTACATGGAGGACGGTGACGGTCGTTACATCGACTTTCGCCACACGACAATCCTGCTCACAAGCAACGCAGGCGCCGAACTGATTTCGGCGCTTTGCGCCGACTCCGCGCTTGCGCCCGACCAGGACGGATTGCGCCATGCGCTCACAGCCGAATTGCTCAAGGTGTTTCCTGCCGCGTTCCTTGGCCGGGTGACGCTAGTGCCCTACCGTCCTCTCACGTCTGATTCCCTCGCGCGCATCGTCGCTTTGAATCTGGAGCGCGTCGTCCGAAGAATGGCCGACAGCCACGGTATCGCACTGAGCTTCGACGATGAAGTCGTCGATTACATCGTCAAGCATTGCCTTGTTCAGGAAACAGGTGCGCGCGTTCTGATCAGCTTCATCGAGCAACATGTATTGCCAGGTCTCGCAGCACTGTGGCTCGACGCGTTTCCGGCAAAGCGCGTGCCGGCAGCCGTTCGCGTCGGCATCCTCGACCCGGACGCCCCGCCCAGGGACGCCATCGTATTTGAAATCGCCGACATGCAGTGCGCGCCGCCGCCGGCCTGA
- the tssG gene encoding type VI secretion system baseplate subunit TssG: protein MIERLHAQPWRHGFFSLMRRVGADPDIDPIGTARRPNAEPFRLGQKPSLTFAPSEVAGVGQAGARLRLRLYGLGMLGPNGPLPIHVTEIAREREENRGDSTLVDFLDVFHHRYLTQLYRTWASAQSAAAGLDRAGSEGERFSFYVGCLSGQDAVEIDKRTLPAHARLAASTHLAREARDPDSLRMTIARYFGVPVSIDEYVFHWISLADEDRSRLGMPGATCTMGEGAILGDQVPDCQYRFRIVIGPVGIGEYLRFTPQGADLSALVDWVRSFVDREFDWELELRIHPDNAPPAVIGGPQQLGWSGWLGTSPGGKPITGMRFDPEAYMKDRRWADETPFADTGKQR, encoded by the coding sequence ATGATCGAACGACTGCACGCACAGCCTTGGCGTCACGGGTTTTTCTCCCTGATGCGCCGCGTCGGGGCGGACCCGGACATCGATCCGATTGGGACTGCCCGACGTCCAAACGCCGAGCCTTTCCGCCTCGGACAGAAGCCGAGCCTGACATTCGCGCCGAGCGAAGTCGCCGGTGTGGGGCAAGCCGGCGCGCGTCTGCGCCTCCGGTTATATGGGCTCGGCATGCTGGGACCCAACGGCCCTCTGCCGATCCATGTGACGGAAATCGCGCGCGAACGGGAGGAAAACCGCGGCGATAGCACACTGGTCGATTTCCTCGACGTGTTCCACCACCGCTATCTGACACAGCTGTACCGCACCTGGGCCAGTGCGCAGTCTGCGGCGGCGGGACTTGATCGTGCGGGTTCGGAAGGCGAGCGGTTTTCGTTCTACGTCGGATGTCTGTCGGGACAGGACGCCGTGGAGATCGACAAACGGACGCTTCCTGCTCATGCCCGGCTTGCCGCGTCGACGCATCTGGCGCGCGAGGCGCGCGATCCCGACAGTCTGCGCATGACGATTGCGCGCTATTTCGGCGTGCCCGTGTCGATCGACGAGTACGTGTTTCATTGGATTAGTCTCGCCGACGAGGACCGTAGCCGCCTTGGCATGCCTGGCGCGACGTGCACGATGGGCGAGGGGGCGATTCTCGGCGATCAGGTGCCGGACTGCCAGTATCGCTTCCGGATCGTGATTGGCCCGGTGGGTATTGGCGAATATCTGCGATTTACGCCGCAAGGTGCGGATCTGTCGGCCCTTGTCGACTGGGTGCGTAGCTTCGTCGACCGCGAGTTCGATTGGGAACTCGAATTACGGATCCATCCGGACAATGCTCCTCCCGCCGTGATCGGCGGACCGCAGCAATTGGGCTGGTCAGGATGGCTCGGAACATCTCCAGGCGGCAAACCTATCACCGGCATGCGTTTCGATCCCGAAGCGTATATGAAGGACCGGAGATGGGCGGATGAAACACCTTTCGCCGATACAGGAAAGCAACGATGA
- the tssF gene encoding type VI secretion system baseplate subunit TssF: protein MDSLLTEFYNQEALYLHELMDEFSSAHAKIGRRLGMQASAINDPYVQRLIQAFSFVSARMQMRLAAEFPQFTEDLLQTIYPNYTAPTPAISVARLFPDHSEGDLTAGFLVKRGTTFRSKVPEGEKSACQYQSSQDVVLYPLEVVSAHLTGVPPDIPSLNRRISSAAGAVKGALRIRLRTTNGCRVADLQGLERLPFYLTGAESSSSRLFELLHVAAIATVTAEPGQFGAAGAQLHVVDCDALVHEGMDPGHSVLPLQRARFHGQNLLHEYFACPSRFYFFTLAGLHGAFANLGGSEAEIVVLLSQSAIELAGHVDAGNFALFCTPVVNLFQLRIDSAELVEGSLEVPLRPMPLHPLDYEVFAVERVFGHVEANSEKLEFVPRHHVLHDDEGDHGRYYAVRRGPRVRGNIARRYGTRTSHRASEIYVSLVDRDGLPYPERLDYLSADVLATNGDLPQLLDYDGCDDLEAMHSMPVAQIGLVCRPSAPRSYLAQRETAWKLICQLSLGHALLRPSRAVASSDSLQETLRLFVMPDDTARRAQIDSIVSMHVETVTRKLPCSTNFVLARGARVCLGVDESGFQGTSPYLLGLVLEHYLSRQVSIHSFVQIEMHSVQRGLIARWPVRRGMRSVA from the coding sequence ATGGATTCTCTTCTGACGGAGTTCTATAACCAGGAGGCGCTCTACCTGCACGAGCTGATGGACGAGTTTTCGAGCGCGCACGCGAAGATTGGCCGTCGACTCGGCATGCAGGCCTCGGCAATCAATGATCCCTACGTGCAGCGATTGATACAGGCGTTCAGCTTCGTTTCGGCGCGCATGCAGATGAGGCTGGCAGCGGAGTTTCCGCAATTCACCGAGGATCTGCTGCAGACGATTTACCCGAACTATACGGCGCCGACGCCGGCCATCTCCGTTGCGCGGTTATTTCCTGACCACAGCGAAGGCGATCTGACTGCCGGCTTTCTGGTCAAGCGCGGCACGACCTTCAGAAGCAAAGTGCCGGAGGGCGAGAAGTCGGCGTGCCAGTATCAAAGCAGTCAGGACGTCGTACTGTATCCGCTCGAAGTCGTTAGCGCACACCTCACCGGCGTTCCACCGGATATACCTTCGCTTAACCGCCGGATTTCCTCGGCGGCGGGCGCAGTGAAGGGTGCTTTGCGCATCCGGTTGCGGACGACAAACGGTTGCAGGGTCGCGGATCTACAAGGTCTCGAACGGTTGCCCTTCTATCTCACGGGTGCCGAGTCAAGCTCGTCTCGCCTGTTCGAACTGCTGCATGTCGCGGCAATCGCAACCGTCACCGCGGAACCTGGACAATTTGGCGCCGCCGGCGCGCAACTTCATGTCGTCGATTGCGATGCGCTTGTGCACGAAGGCATGGATCCCGGTCATAGCGTGTTGCCTTTGCAGCGAGCCAGGTTTCATGGGCAAAACCTGTTGCATGAGTACTTTGCCTGTCCGTCGAGGTTTTACTTCTTCACGCTCGCCGGATTGCACGGCGCATTTGCCAATCTTGGTGGCTCCGAAGCTGAGATCGTCGTGCTCCTGAGCCAGTCGGCCATAGAACTCGCGGGGCATGTCGACGCGGGAAACTTCGCGCTTTTTTGTACGCCCGTCGTGAATCTCTTCCAACTCAGGATCGACTCCGCGGAACTGGTGGAAGGCAGCCTCGAGGTACCGTTGCGCCCCATGCCGTTGCATCCGTTGGATTACGAGGTATTTGCCGTGGAGCGCGTATTCGGGCACGTTGAGGCGAATTCGGAAAAGCTCGAATTTGTGCCGCGCCACCACGTGCTACACGACGACGAAGGAGACCACGGACGCTACTATGCGGTGCGGCGTGGCCCGAGGGTGCGCGGCAATATCGCTCGCCGTTACGGCACGCGCACGTCGCATAGAGCGAGCGAAATTTATGTTTCGCTTGTCGATCGCGATGGTCTTCCCTATCCCGAGCGCCTTGACTACCTTTCAGCAGACGTCCTGGCGACAAACGGAGACTTGCCTCAACTGCTTGACTACGACGGCTGTGACGATCTCGAGGCGATGCACTCGATGCCTGTCGCCCAGATCGGATTGGTCTGTCGCCCGAGCGCGCCCCGCTCATATCTCGCTCAGCGTGAGACCGCATGGAAGCTGATTTGCCAATTGAGCCTCGGACACGCGCTATTGAGGCCATCGCGCGCGGTTGCTTCGAGCGATTCGTTACAGGAAACACTGCGTCTTTTCGTGATGCCGGACGACACGGCGCGCCGAGCGCAGATCGATAGCATCGTATCGATGCACGTGGAGACCGTAACCAGAAAATTGCCTTGCAGTACGAACTTCGTGCTGGCACGCGGTGCGCGGGTGTGCCTCGGTGTCGACGAATCCGGTTTTCAGGGGACCAGCCCCTATCTGCTTGGACTCGTGCTCGAACATTATCTTTCGAGGCAGGTTTCGATTCACTCGTTCGTACAGATAGAAATGCATTCCGTTCAGCGTGGCTTGATCGCGCGTTGGCCGGTACGAAGGGGAATGCGCAGTGTCGCATAA
- a CDS encoding type VI secretion system accessory protein TagJ, translating into MGQSEHGVRALAGVTPHEWMLACEARVRAEPAERTHRWTLAQALCVAGEWQRALQQLQTLGLLDRTNERLVQLYRDLIRAERWREKAMAGIETPAFIRDDVPAWMRGLLDALDHHARGNLEGADRAREHALDLAPLEPVVADATRFDWISDSDTRFGPVCEIIAAGSYRWVAFADLRSWRIERPSAPIDFVWAPCVLTLKDGAVLHGFMPARYPLGLEVPHDERDALLTGSRTIWQDVGRTGVIGAGLKTWTTPAGDFGVFELNECSFEADACGEPMHAGDAGAEIQA; encoded by the coding sequence ATGGGCCAGTCTGAGCATGGCGTACGCGCATTAGCCGGCGTTACGCCGCATGAATGGATGCTGGCGTGTGAGGCACGCGTGCGCGCGGAACCGGCAGAACGGACGCACCGCTGGACGCTAGCGCAGGCGCTTTGCGTGGCAGGCGAGTGGCAGCGCGCGCTGCAACAACTGCAGACGCTCGGCCTGCTCGATCGCACGAACGAACGCCTCGTGCAACTGTATCGGGATCTCATCCGGGCTGAGCGATGGAGAGAAAAGGCGATGGCCGGCATAGAGACGCCCGCATTCATCCGTGACGACGTGCCCGCGTGGATGCGTGGGCTGCTCGACGCCTTGGACCATCACGCGCGCGGCAATCTCGAAGGCGCCGATCGCGCGCGGGAGCATGCCCTGGATCTCGCGCCGCTCGAACCGGTTGTTGCCGATGCGACGCGCTTTGACTGGATTAGCGACAGCGACACGCGCTTCGGCCCGGTTTGCGAAATCATCGCGGCGGGCAGCTATCGATGGGTGGCGTTTGCGGACCTCCGCAGTTGGCGCATCGAACGTCCATCGGCGCCGATCGATTTCGTGTGGGCGCCTTGCGTGCTGACCCTGAAGGATGGCGCCGTGCTGCATGGATTCATGCCGGCGCGGTATCCGTTGGGCCTGGAGGTACCGCACGACGAGCGGGATGCGTTGCTGACCGGAAGCAGGACGATATGGCAGGACGTGGGGCGCACCGGTGTGATTGGCGCCGGTCTTAAGACATGGACGACGCCGGCCGGAGACTTCGGAGTTTTCGAACTGAACGAGTGCTCGTTTGAGGCCGATGCATGCGGCGAACCGATGCATGCAGGTGACGCCGGCGCGGAGATACAGGCATGA
- a CDS encoding TagK domain-containing protein, with product MNTLHERYCDALLSPLEAPRDGWVGSTTVQSETGSGADVWEGGPDTPIAAFLGDINTMEQAFGAFRDVESPHLREDIPEVLSLFAPPEQQALASLRDTHALPPELARREHHMLSLDSPMQSMEHLRGDVLSQAFEPF from the coding sequence ATGAACACGTTGCACGAGCGGTATTGCGATGCACTGCTATCTCCGCTCGAGGCGCCGCGCGACGGCTGGGTGGGTTCGACCACCGTGCAAAGCGAGACCGGCAGCGGCGCCGATGTGTGGGAAGGCGGTCCGGACACACCAATCGCCGCGTTTCTCGGCGACATCAACACGATGGAACAGGCATTCGGTGCGTTTCGCGACGTCGAGTCGCCGCATCTGAGAGAAGACATCCCCGAGGTCCTGTCGCTATTCGCGCCGCCTGAACAGCAGGCATTGGCGTCGTTACGCGACACCCATGCCCTGCCTCCCGAACTGGCGAGGCGTGAACATCACATGCTGTCGCTCGACAGCCCGATGCAGTCGATGGAGCACCTGCGCGGCGACGTGCTGTCTCAGGCGTTCGAACCATTTTGA
- the tssF gene encoding type VI secretion system baseplate subunit TssF, producing MDSRLLDYYNDELATLRESGAEFAKAHPKIAGHLSITPGDPVDPYVERIVESFCYLTARTRVKLDTEFPRFAARLLEVVHPGLTEPMPSIAVARFFPDVRDRRLIEGFQIARGSPLTGRVAHGEQTACEFRTSQDVVLYPIEIAGASLTDVPRDVASLARFVPANTQVRGALRFRLRITGDATFAQLHTLDRLPVCLTGEERPASHLFELVHTGSAAVLVVEPGSGDVGNVVAALGPHAVAHEGLDADEGLLPLTPVKFHGHNLIREYLACPRRFHFFALTGLAAAFSRVQGREVEIIVLLNRPPDRLAGLVDASHFALFCTPVVNLFRQSTDRVELSSAATEFHLVPRRRTPLDYEVFAVEALHAYPADATSSQVFRPLYQTLNGDEGNYGRYFSVRRESRVASDWTRRHGSRTPYTGTEVYVSLVDQRAAPYSANLRFLSADAWLTNRDLPMLVPRDGVNDLFGDDAAPVASVGLACAPSAPGLPFSGRDMAWRLIRQLNVNSLSFEEIGHRHGGLGLRDLLRLFAASSDAVQQRQIESLVGMKTQRVSRKLANKGPLVFANGIECLLTVDEDGFSGISPYLFGLVLEQYLMRHAAINTFTQTELHSMQRGCLMRWPARVATRGAHR from the coding sequence TTGGACTCGAGGCTGCTCGATTACTACAACGACGAACTCGCGACATTGCGGGAATCGGGTGCTGAATTTGCCAAAGCGCACCCGAAAATCGCGGGGCATCTAAGCATCACGCCCGGCGACCCGGTTGACCCCTATGTAGAGCGGATTGTCGAGTCGTTTTGCTATCTGACGGCGCGCACGCGCGTGAAACTCGACACCGAGTTTCCGCGCTTCGCGGCCCGGCTGCTTGAGGTCGTCCATCCGGGCCTGACCGAACCAATGCCCTCGATTGCCGTTGCGCGCTTTTTCCCGGACGTCCGGGACAGAAGACTCATTGAAGGTTTTCAGATTGCGCGCGGCTCACCGCTCACCGGGCGCGTCGCGCACGGCGAGCAAACGGCCTGCGAATTCCGCACGAGCCAGGATGTGGTGCTTTACCCCATCGAGATCGCGGGTGCGAGTCTCACTGACGTTCCACGCGATGTTGCATCTCTCGCGCGTTTTGTGCCCGCGAACACACAGGTGCGCGGCGCCCTCAGGTTCCGATTGCGTATCACGGGAGACGCGACTTTCGCGCAATTGCACACATTGGACCGGCTGCCCGTCTGCCTGACCGGAGAAGAACGCCCTGCATCGCATCTTTTCGAACTCGTGCATACGGGCAGTGCGGCTGTGCTTGTTGTGGAACCAGGCTCGGGCGATGTGGGCAATGTAGTTGCCGCACTCGGCCCGCATGCAGTCGCGCACGAAGGACTCGACGCGGATGAGGGACTTTTGCCGCTCACGCCGGTGAAGTTTCATGGGCATAACCTGATTCGGGAATACCTCGCTTGTCCTCGCCGATTTCATTTCTTCGCGCTCACGGGGCTTGCGGCCGCGTTCTCGCGCGTGCAGGGGCGGGAGGTCGAGATCATCGTCTTGCTCAATCGTCCGCCGGACCGGCTTGCTGGCCTCGTCGATGCGTCGCACTTTGCGCTCTTTTGCACGCCCGTCGTCAATCTGTTCCGGCAAAGTACGGACCGTGTCGAACTGTCATCGGCGGCGACCGAATTCCACCTTGTGCCGAGGCGGCGGACACCGCTCGACTATGAGGTATTCGCGGTCGAAGCGTTGCATGCCTACCCGGCTGACGCTACCTCGTCGCAGGTGTTCCGGCCGCTGTATCAGACATTGAACGGCGATGAAGGTAACTATGGCCGCTATTTTTCGGTGAGACGCGAGTCGCGCGTTGCGTCCGACTGGACGCGACGCCACGGTTCGCGCACGCCGTACACGGGCACCGAGGTCTATGTGTCGCTCGTCGACCAGCGTGCGGCGCCATACAGTGCGAATCTTCGCTTTCTGTCGGCGGACGCGTGGCTCACCAATCGCGACTTGCCGATGCTCGTTCCGCGTGACGGAGTGAACGATCTATTCGGAGACGACGCTGCGCCGGTGGCGAGCGTCGGACTTGCCTGCGCGCCCAGCGCTCCCGGATTGCCGTTTTCCGGGAGGGACATGGCGTGGCGCCTGATTCGTCAGCTCAACGTCAACTCGCTGTCGTTCGAAGAGATCGGCCATCGTCACGGTGGCCTCGGTCTGCGCGACCTTCTGCGACTCTTCGCGGCGAGCAGCGACGCGGTACAGCAGCGCCAGATCGAAAGTCTTGTTGGAATGAAGACACAGCGCGTATCCCGCAAGCTGGCGAACAAGGGACCGCTGGTGTTCGCCAATGGTATCGAGTGCCTGCTGACCGTCGACGAAGACGGTTTCTCGGGTATCAGCCCTTATCTGTTCGGACTGGTTCTCGAGCAATATCTGATGCGCCATGCCGCGATTAACACCTTCACGCAGACGGAGTTGCATTCGATGCAGCGCGGATGTCTGATGCGTTGGCCCGCGCGCGTCGCGACTCGCGGAGCTCACCGTTGA